gtgcagagcaatagtacattataatttaattactttgatacatttttattttttggtgttactgttcttttaagtttTCCTTAAGGAGAATTCATGTAATAAAATGAGGTGCTCCTAAGTACTAACCAGCTGATCCACTGCCTCATTGCCAACTAAAGCTTCCCCAACAAACAGCACCAAGTCAGGTACATTCACTGCAATAAGCTTAGCCAGGGCAGTCATCAGTGGTGCGTTGTCTTGCATGCGGCCAGCTGTATCCACCAATACCACATCAAACGCTTGGTTTCTAGCTGCAGAGaaaaacaataattatttttttttttttaaagggaaacaactAAGTTGTGAAAAGGAGCAGATacatgctgaaaaaaaaatagataataactTGATACACAGGGTAACTGGAACCTGTGCATAAGTTTTAGAGGGAAGAAGTAAGCAAAACACTGCAAACACTATGTCCAAAAGATGACTGGGACACAGTCAGGAGAGAAATATGGATAATGTACCCATGGTCACCAAGTACTTTGAAAACTTGATTGTCCCATATAGAAGCTATGCTTTGCATCAGTATTTTGCTGTGAAGCTTTACACAGGACAGCATACACAGGACAGCATATATTAAACATACACAGTTGAAGCCAAGTTTGGATCGGCTTCAAAAGCTCATGCTCAGTGTCAGTGATCACTTACAGCAAACTATTAAATAGAGCAAGATGGCACCTGTGAACCAGGAGAAAGGGGACTACTTTTCATGTAAGGGGCAACTGAGGATACAATTGACTGGGCAATGTAAATGGAACACGACCAAGTTTTGTCACAAAAAGACAGAGAAAACAGAGTTAAGGACAAGAGCACAgaccatatatattattatgtgaGCCAAAATAGCCCTAACAGTGAACGGTAAAATAAATAATCctgaaggaaagtaattttggcattttactgccaatagatttgccacattagtgccacctaaaacactatatttattctgcagaaagcattaccatacctgagaaagagccctagaagctttctgtttaagacagcagctgccattttaagtagattCCTTCTTGCAGCTCTAGCCAGCAAGATATTGCTCAGCAACCAGATGCAAAACATTGGGCTGAAGTGCGACATGACGCTTCAGTCTTTCGATTCATGCCAATTATGTGAGTGGAGGTACATCCCAGAGGTGGAGAAAAGCCTTTTGGATACACGAGTTAGATTGTGTGAATCTGAAAGGCTTTAATGGACAGCTTAAGCTGTTTCTTGGTATAAAGTGCTTGATGCGAATATGGAGGGTGTGAACTATAGCCCTAAGCAAATATGAAGAGAGTGGACAGTTTTGGAGGAGTGTtttaatgctttccttttttcgcAGTGTGTATAATACATCAGATGTCATTTTGTTGGTTATGTACATTGTTTTAGGCAGAAGactaattatttttctttctttctctacagaagttttaatgtattttaacaGGACACTGTAACACAAGCTTTTATGGTACACTAGTGACACCTTATGGTGGGATTTGGATATGACTCACTTATATGGACATGATATTTtagtgcagcggttctcaacctgggggtcgggaccccttcacaggggtcgcctaagataattggaaaacacatatttccaatggttttaggaataattttatggttgggggtcaccacaacataaggaactgtattaaagggtcacagcattaggaaggttgagaaccactgttttagTGCATTATTTATTGGTGAAGTTTTTATTGTCACTTTATCTCTTTGAATGTATTAAAttgatatttattgtatatttattatgtgtTAACAAGAAAACAAGTTGGTTGTTAATATATGCACTAATATGgtataacatatataatacatttgaATTTTCAAAATTCACAAAGTGATTGGTTCATTATGTAACTCCTGAGGAGAGACAGGTcagttaaaaatgtatataataaataactaACTGCCCTGTGTGAGGCTAGGACTTTTCTAAGGAGAGCAAGACCTGTGTAGTCTACCAGGGAACCAGGCTGGTAAATAAACAAAGTCTGAGCATTGCCATTACTTTTATTATGCACTGTTACAAATTTAAATCTTAAAACCCTTAGTTGTGAATAAAACGGATGGATGTTGCGGTCAtaggttttttttccaagaatacCATTTGATTGAATTCCCACAATATGTACACAAAATCATCTTCGCTTCAAATCATGAGATTATGATAGACAGGATAGAGTTTTTGTAGTTTTCCTCTGAGGCTGTTCTCGGATATCAGGCAATATGTCTGGTGAAAGTGTACAATTCTTATCAGGATTCCCTCAAATGCAGGtgattatttgcttttaaaataatCACCTCAAAATACAAAACAAGCTGCCAAGACAAATGCCAGAAAACACCTCATAcaaagaagtctatggagcccaTAAGCAGACTGGTGGGGCTGTAAAAATCACTAGGGGGAGAGGCATCTAGCACATTGGCCTGCAACTGGACAGCCCTGTAGTGACATACCGTATGATATGGCTTCCATTGCAATGCCAGCAGCATCCTTGCCATAGCCTTTCTCATAAAGCTGAACCATAGTACAGCCTTTGTGCTTCTCAGGTGGATGCCGGGAGTTGAGACGTTGCGTATGAGTACGCAATTGCTCCACTGCCCCTGCACGGAATGTGTCACAGGCAGCAATCAAAACACTGAATCCATTTTCTATTAACCAAAAAGAGatctgaaagagaaaaaaaaaagtcagggagaaggctgaaaaaaaaaaaagtcagggagaaggctgaaaaaaaaaaaaagcaataaaaagttaaattttcAAATCAGAGAACATTAAAAGCAGTGTTCAGATTGGGTGACATTTTTTAGGGGCATATGGGTTGCTAGTCTGCAACTCTCCAGCTGTTCTTACACAACAATGATGGGTATGATGGGACCATAGTTGAGAAATTTCTAAAAGGTTTAAATATTTTGTTGCTCTATGTACCAAACTtggaaatatttaaatatttccttGTCCTGctataaatatacagaaaatgaCAGCTGCCTGACAAAAGAGAAAAAATCAGCAGCAACTGTTATTTTGACTCCAGTTGTAGTTGTATATTTATTTCTCTCCCTGAACAACAGTTACCAGAATACATGTTCTCCCTTTGACTTTACTTACTTTGGCCAGGTTGGTAGATTTTCCTACACCATTGACCCCACAAAAAGTGATGACGTATGGGCGACGTAGGTGTTGCGCCTCCATCACATCACGCAAGATATCCACTCTGCGTTTGGGCTGAAGTATCTGCACAAGGGATTCCTGCAACGCTTGTTTTACAGATGATGTCACAGCTAGAAGCAAACATGACATAAGAGATCAGTAAGTTACATGCAAACTTACAGTACACTAACATCTagaatcttcatttttttatagtttcataCTTACTTTCGAACGTTCCCATCACTTTGCCTTCCAATTTCTTAGCCACCGACTCACAGAGCTGAACAGCAATGTCAGCAGCAACATTCTTGGCTATGATGAAAAAAGAGCAGACAGAGGTTTAAAGAACAACAAAGCTAATTCtgcactttagggctctggcacacggggagattagtcgcccgcggcaaaactccctgtttgcgggagactaatctccccgagttgcctacccctgccatcccaccggcgaacatgtaagtcgccggcgggatggcagacgcgccagcgcgatttcgcgcaaatcgacgaaaaagactcaCAAGTCTTTTCTggtgatttcctgaaatcgcgccgccgcgtctgccatcccgccggcgacttacatgttcgccggtgggatggcaggggtaggcaactcggagagattagtcgcccgcgaacagggagttttgctgcgggcgactaatctccccgtgtgccagagccctaaggagtaTTATCTAAACCTTACAGAGAATGTGGCAGCACCATGTATTGAGGACAGTACTTCCAGGCAAAAAACTTAATCTTGTTATCATAGCCAAAGGATTGGGGTAAATTACGCGTCTGCAGGCAGGGGAAATAATGTTCAGAGAGTAATCTATATGGCCTTCCATTTTATTTTAGACAGCCCTGGCAACTGCTCACCACTAATGAACCCATTCCTAATTTGTCTTAATGTTGTCATGCTGCCCACTAAGCAACACACCATTGACTCATTTCTGTCACCCACTTGTGAACTTTTCCACTAACCAACCAATGAATATATTGTCACTTTACAAATAATTGATATTAATAACTTTCAAGTTCATTTCATAACTGTATCATAAGCTTTCTGAGCGCATTTAACTAGACCTAGTCTCTACTCTAGTAAGTGCATTACTTTATGAATTAAAAACCTATTGCAGATGCCCAAACTTACCAATAAGATGATCTTTCATCTTCTCCAAAACAGGTTCCATGTCTTCCATTGTTAAACTTTTGGCACCTACTAGGCCCTTTAGCATGCCAAACATTCCCCCAAAACTGCTCTTCTTAGAACTGAAAAAAGGAAGGGAGTTAAAAGTTACTGCATCAAGGACAAAGCCAAATTTTAAGTACGTGTAATAATTTACCGTTTACCCTGGGCAGGAGctcagaaaactgcactggcctggggtactttttttttttttttagcaagcacCACAGAGGAGGGTATcaggtgattacaatcactggggttgcctaacatttagcGCCCTCTGGTAagacttcccttctcctttaaaacttctATTGCTTAAAATTTTTTCAGTGAATACAAGCCTACATGGTCTATTCAGATATCAAATACAGGGTTAAATACCTTGATTTTGTAGCAGCTGGAGCAGCTTTGGCTTTAATTGTTGGCagctcttcttcctcttcttcactGCTACTGTCACACTCTAAATCAGGAGGATTCCCCTGCATACTTTCACTGCTGTATTGCTGCAAAAGGATAGGATACTAATTTAACATTACTATTTCTTATGTTTAATGCAATGGGGTGGGAGAAACAAGAAATATTTatgcaaaatgaaaacaatgcCTATGAACCTTTACTGATTTGCATATCAGCTTGAGATTCCTCCACTATTAAAGGCCTGATTCTGAAGtaaaaggtacaaaaaaaaagtatgcaaaGATACCATAGCCAACATACTGATATCTGCATACGCAGAGATTTGGTTGCATCAGTCACTTCATTAGTGCATCAGTGATCCTTTAACAGGCTGGAGCACTGTTTCCATTTGTACTGGCTATGGAAGGACTGCGTGAAGAAAGGAAACTGCACTGCTTTTGCCACTTACTAGCTCCACAACAGGTATTGCTGAGAAGGGGGTGGTAGTTTTATACTGCATAAAGCAGgttatatgtaaagccctgcttcatctaaataaaatattttcataactTTTTAGTAGTACGTGTCAGTGGGTAATTCTAAATTGCTTTTTTGATTGCAAAGggccgcccctgggatcatacgattcacaatgcacacaaaccaAACAAGGTCATAGTACAGTAATCATACGtaaatagcactatataaaaaaaaatatacataaatacaatttatgtcacatgacccaattaatggacaaagttatATCTTTGTTACAGGACAAAGTGTGggaacagttagagctgcattatttcctgtctgatgatctctgagggagcacacagctcatcactaaatggtggctcaagagaaaaagcggtaaaagggcaatatttactatataaatatatatatatattccagtttagacAGCTTCTTTAATTAGACACTTATATGATTAAGTATTAattcttattgtacagcgctgcagaatatgttttcctttaaagaaacagcaGAAAGTCAGAAATACGTATTTGATCCATAGTTGCCTTGTTAAAGAGAATAAGTACAATGCTGCATTGTGTTGTATATTTACCAGAGTTGCAAGGTCATCAATTGGTATTGGTACTTCTGAGCTCCCTTTGGGAGCAGCCTTGCTGTAATCCAATTCTTTATTATTAGAGGCTCCAGGTACCCAAACCCTGGGCTGCTTTCCCTTCTCTTTCTGAGCCTCTGGTTTAGGGGATTTGCTGGAAAAGAATCAAGAGATCATTATCACATCAATAAACAATAACAGACTCAATTAGCTATAATGCTAATTTAGCTCCATTAGCACCCCCCCTAAATAACAGTCTAAAATCTAAATGAGCATGATAAAAGTGGTTATAAATCAGCAGGTGTGGTTTCATGCTACTATCAATTGTATATAATGGTGCATATTATCAAGTGGTAAACCAGCAATACTTTGCACAAtatttgtaaaaaacaaaaaaaaaaaaacttttcaattaACTTGTACAGGCCCTCAGGCAGTTTTCTATCGACACATGAAAGTCTTGTCCATTATAGTGCCCTGAATCAGAAATCTATCTTTTCCATACTTACTTAACCTTGTTCCCTCCTTTCATCTGTTTACGAAAGAACTCCTCCCGTTTGCGCAGCATGATTTCCTCAGCTGTCAGTTCATCCTTGTCCCCAGCTGCAGCAGGGCTGCTCTGCTTGGGTGCAGAAGACAATTTGTTGCTAGAAGTTACAACTTCAGAGGCTGGTGCTGGGATGCAatgcaaaacaattttaaaacCACCATCCTTctatatgtaaatattaaattaattCACTCTTCTAATTTCTTATGAACGGGGTCATTAATATTTGATAGTAAAAATACACCTAGTGCTGTCATATTCAACAAGCTAGTGTTTTAAATTAACGGACTGATTCTTAACATATGTGTATGCTGTTTAGGATGATGTCTTACTATAATAGGCAGCAAGAACTAAACTGGGGTGCATAGATATGTATAAGCCTAAACACAGTTTTATTTCCTACTCCTGATATAGGTCTTctaagaaaaatgttaaaaaacattgGTTACATTGATGATCAATGTGTGAAAAAGTAAATAGttaatttagtttaaaaaaaaggcaacagcTTATCAAGTTCACCCCCTCCAAATGCTTAGATAGGGTTTAGTTTACACTTAAAAGCTGCAGCCTGTTctttctaagggctgtgacacacgaggagattagtcgccacgcaacaaatctcccttgtcgtgggcgactaatcttaatggctatgattaagtgtatatttacacgaaacgcgtcaggcgtattgttttttttggagtaataaaaatcgagttttaagcaagccgctgtgtccggtgcatttggagcccttttgcatatgcgtgatttcgccttccccagctacaggttcggggctctgagcacctgaaccacttctgaacaacggtgagttctttgcatttaggatttcacattgtgagagctgatatgatggtgttgggaatttgacctagatcaactgtgagacagatccggggtttgtacacccggatctctcttttgtatttggtacgttttatttacttgatttcctgacatttgagacatttaggttaaattaattgagccatttctaagtttaggttattaccatttcttagtttgtagtgggcgactaatctccccgaaatgccattccaccggcgagaatgtaaatcactggtgggatggcatacgcggcaccacgatttcctctcaaggcaacttcgacaAATCGCGAAgttgtga
The sequence above is a segment of the Xenopus tropicalis strain Nigerian chromosome 7, UCB_Xtro_10.0, whole genome shotgun sequence genome. Coding sequences within it:
- the srpra gene encoding signal recognition particle receptor subunit alpha isoform X2, yielding MQGNMYCTVIVWLCALLFIAFSFSQFEERGGNNYYNHDSLTLKYKLDNQFELVFVVGYQKILTLTYVDKLIDDVHKVFRDKYRNQIQHNGTLGLLNGSFEFQDDFNTILRAAEESSKARAPPAMKRFEQSLKSQKTVKSMIEKPGDKVKENNKKNKASKKESPASEVVTSSNKLSSAPKQSSPAAAGDKDELTAEEIMLRKREEFFRKQMKGGNKVNKSPKPEAQKEKGKQPRVWVPGASNNKELDYSKAAPKGSSEVPIPIDDLATLQYSSESMQGNPPDLECDSSSEEEEEELPTIKAKAAPAATKSSSKKSSFGGMFGMLKGLVGAKSLTMEDMEPVLEKMKDHLIAKNVAADIAVQLCESVAKKLEGKVMGTFETVTSSVKQALQESLVQILQPKRRVDILRDVMEAQHLRRPYVITFCGVNGVGKSTNLAKISFWLIENGFSVLIAACDTFRAGAVEQLRTHTQRLNSRHPPEKHKGCTMVQLYEKGYGKDAAGIAMEAISYARNQAFDVVLVDTAGRMQDNAPLMTALAKLIAVNVPDLVLFVGEALVGNEAVDQLVKFNKALADYSMADKPRLIDGIVLTKFDTIDDKVGAAISMTYITGQPIVFVGTGQTYCDLRLLNAKAVVAALMKA
- the srpra gene encoding signal recognition particle receptor subunit alpha isoform X1, producing MLDFFTIFSKGGIVLWCFQGVPASFTGPVNALIRSVILQERGGNNYYNHDSLTLKYKLDNQFELVFVVGYQKILTLTYVDKLIDDVHKVFRDKYRNQIQHNGTLGLLNGSFEFQDDFNTILRAAEESSKARAPPAMKRFEQSLKSQKTVKSMIEKPGDKVKENNKKNKASKKESPASEVVTSSNKLSSAPKQSSPAAAGDKDELTAEEIMLRKREEFFRKQMKGGNKVNKSPKPEAQKEKGKQPRVWVPGASNNKELDYSKAAPKGSSEVPIPIDDLATLQYSSESMQGNPPDLECDSSSEEEEEELPTIKAKAAPAATKSSSKKSSFGGMFGMLKGLVGAKSLTMEDMEPVLEKMKDHLIAKNVAADIAVQLCESVAKKLEGKVMGTFETVTSSVKQALQESLVQILQPKRRVDILRDVMEAQHLRRPYVITFCGVNGVGKSTNLAKISFWLIENGFSVLIAACDTFRAGAVEQLRTHTQRLNSRHPPEKHKGCTMVQLYEKGYGKDAAGIAMEAISYARNQAFDVVLVDTAGRMQDNAPLMTALAKLIAVNVPDLVLFVGEALVGNEAVDQLVKFNKALADYSMADKPRLIDGIVLTKFDTIDDKVGAAISMTYITGQPIVFVGTGQTYCDLRLLNAKAVVAALMKA